The following are encoded together in the Mycteria americana isolate JAX WOST 10 ecotype Jacksonville Zoo and Gardens chromosome 2, USCA_MyAme_1.0, whole genome shotgun sequence genome:
- the LOC142405860 gene encoding ovalbumin: protein MGSIGAASTEFCFDVFKELKVQHVNENIFYSPLSIISALSMVYLGARENTRAQIDKVVHFDKIPGFGESIESQCGTSVSVHTSLKDMFTQITKPSDNYSLIFASRLYAEETYPILPEYLQCVKELYKGGLETISFQTAADQARELINSWVESQTNGMIKNILQPGSVDPQTEIVLVNAIYFKGMWEKAFKDEDTQAVPFRITEQESKPVQMMYQIGSFKVAVIASEKTKILELPYASGELSMLVLLPDDVSGLEQLETAITVEKLVEWTSSNMMEERKMKVYLPRMKIEEKYNLTSVLIALGVTDLFSSSANLSGISSAESLKVSEAIHEAFVEISEAGSEVVGSTGDGMEATNISEEFRADHPFLFLIKHNPTNSILFFGRCFSP from the exons ATGGGCTCCATTGGTGCAGCAAGCACGGAATTTTGTTTTGATGTATTCAAGGAGCTGAAAGTCCAGCATGTCAACGAGAACATCTTCTACTCCCCCCTGAGCATCATTTCAGCTCTGTCCATGGTCTACCTAGGTGCAAGAGAAAACACCAGGGCTCAGATAGATAAG GTTGTTCACTTTGATAAAATCCCAGGATTTGGAGAAAGTATTGAATCTCag TGTGGCACATCTGTAAGCGTCCACACTTCACTTAAAGACATGTTCACCCAAATCACCAAACCAAGTGACAATTATTCACTCATCTTTGCCAGTAGACTTTATGCTGAAGAGACATACCCAATCCTACCG GAATACTTACAATGTGTGAAGGAACTGTATAAAGGAGGCTTGGAAACAATCAGCTTTCAAACAGCTGCAGATCAAGCCAGAGAGCTCATCAATTCCTGGGTTGAAAGTCAGACAAATG GAATGATAAAAAATATCCTTCAACCGGGCTCTGTGGATCCTCAGACTGAAATCGTCCTTGTTAATGCCATTTACTTCAAAGGAATGTGGGAGAAAGCATTTAAGGATGAAGACACCCAGGCAGTGCCTTTCAGAATAACTGAG caaGAAAGCAAACCTGTGCAGATGATGTATCAGATTGGTTCATTTAAAGTGGCAGTGATAGCTTCTGAGAAAACAAAGATCCTGGAGCTTCCATATGCCAGTGGGGAGCTGAGCATGTTGGTGCTGTTGCCTGATGATGTCTCTGGCCTGGAGCAG CTTGAGACTGCAATCACCGTTGAAAAACTCGTGGAGTGGACCAGTTCTAATATGatggaagagaggaaaatgaaagtgtATCTCCCCCGCATGAAGATTGAGGAAAAATATAACCTCACATCTGTCTTAATAGCCTTGGGTGTGACTGACCTGTTCAGCTCATCAGCCAATCTCTCTGGCATCTCTTCAGCAGAGAGTCTGAAAGTGTCTGAAGCCATCCATGAGGCATTTGTGGAAATTTCTGAAGCAGGCAGTGAGGTGGTAGGCTCAACAGGAGATGGGATGGAGGCTACTAATATCTCTGAAGAGTTTAGGGCTGACCACCCTTTCCTCTTCTTGATCAAACACAACCCAACCAACAGCATCCTCTTCTTTGGCAGATGCTTTTCCCcttaa